A DNA window from Impatiens glandulifera chromosome 7, dImpGla2.1, whole genome shotgun sequence contains the following coding sequences:
- the LOC124910436 gene encoding uncharacterized protein LOC124910436 isoform X1: MPMEYDDNDIEDQNRHLTGEVNSKFSPVLRPYALPKFDFSDSLHDPLRFDSLVENEVFLGIPSQEENNWIEDFSRGSGAIEFGSSGAESCSIVRHNNAWSEAASFESVEMLLKSVGQEEMIPVETIIEESEPCDVLDSLNEQMVGCYPSQVGGEVGNANSKAPLESDNVLGNLSGTNGNEGISHVQVTEISLLKNSCGLDQNSVSARHDMDVVEKNVAGKTKCDTATITELQISAKDLLYSEAEERPSAGMEIDGAPINSTSSSQNAVALSHGESHDLKSDPSKDTGDALNQVLLPHKEGDNDNAIRESAFASVNCALANLPHPPSEADSEKVHRTNFVSEELSCPSLDVNRNLQGNGEQLDSKPSLMSTVENSISIGKSTELLAEKQIHGSVEGLINVCGIHKEYLTGNESVSPSTLADNLQLTKGSIVSREDNDDTSRNDKENARSPCEPINVEADQIESYGDEDRVVSAPDEKTLELGNGTFTDSEHEINAMNKAVSNIAFQASNPVHVDLEERASLLHVEPVSIGEMENIDAETLKEPNGLPRESPVSVGKLYTVPELEKTASYGSSGELKQDMTVQHLPMEKACDSVFDSKQLKEQDMVDESFPVAYTSDAANVNEQLIDAKEGSQNSSDKFEVGFILCDPEVKEGTGAVVPVSPGDNQVASAVCTGGDSSCKHDSEMLSVTSSSDLFPKKSSSDLNQNEQGKEGGVRDSRINITLLPEVVKVASVFQKPSGNGAPKVDPSIIGMTSPSECFLKEKSNKNTPSSTVRRASKKSMGSAASPSTPVVNQMVSKLVSDVSCGTSMGAVETLCAPKDPTELKTRRGSGKARGKDGAKKGSIDNEIPSAKQSEKGSKSRISPLIISGSSPPVQFEGLKSFGKVEHGGASLTPVSSSKLPDLNTSMPPSSLFKQPFTDLQQVQLRAQIFVFGSLRQGAVPDEACMASAFGVPDGGGRVLDPVWRANLERLQAGARSFEQQIKQSVPQIVLSSTVGRQSSMDTPPVGNYIPPLSPPLWNVSTPSFEGLHLSGVPRSVCPDYHQASLPLNPYQTPPSRGFGPSTSWLSQGPFPGPLVATPPSSAPDGKARLSGRSMTEAAKLTPTKEYSAPVISGLKHGSLTTAHLGSSSISTNISVPELKKDIVASKQMTEEVKSRKRKKALAWEDVGQTTLQTQTHTGTVSSIVSPTQLSTSLAISTPNIASLFPAPSTNPKSVGKRPQQSALISEDSSAKVEDSRQQAENASVFAAAAVNQRQSIWNQLAKQKNSNIVSEAEAKLVSAAVAINAAASVARAAAAAAQVASNAALQAKLMVDEALSSIGTWNSGQMTTASLSDAVNNLVKLDAASILKGGNGANPSSLSIIAAAKEAAQRRIESASTASRHAENLNTILKAAELAADAITQAGKIIAIKDPLPLSQLLEAGPGGHWRVPQPSGEVPPKDYPSASGTHYVNRQSVKEKESNHGELPLISGEVPLESTENKMVTAYGSLAIDISVKEATSNKSCRASNMTEALPPESGNGPILASCTSEDFVVEEASNQLENRIKEGCLVEVCKGVNGQVAWFPARVLNLKDGKAFVHFMERKSEEGREWITIEAEGCMAPKIRTPHPMTVTQLEGARKIRRAAMGDYTYSSGDRVDVWVEYCWREGNVIEKNKKDESTFTVGFPGEVKTMVVTAWNIRPTLVWCDGEWINWSSTRGRNRLSQGDTPQQKGLKRGDSVTDTKKEKDKRLKHIDFVEETQFLPLSSSEQVLNVGKNTEEENKINKLRTGLQTEGSRVIFGVPKPGKKRKFMDVSKHYVAERKHRIVNESSSDSAKYANYTSPQGIGTGGWKSNIKVDRKENHGAESKAKGSKPGKPLNIPSRPLPKKDKVLARQEDNIDRTVGGDSNATDENGSGQQNRLEIGSRGERIGRIVEVNQKDDENVEYGKSDLEVLEPRRSSRKIQPTSRLLEGLQSSLVISKFPSVSHDKSHRSHTSKGNSHG; encoded by the exons ATGCCAATGGAATATGATGACAATGATATTGAAGACCAGAATCGTCACTTAACTGGTGAAGTGAACTCCAAGTTTTCTCCTGTTTTAAGGCCATATGCTCTCCCTAAGTTTGATTTCAGTGACAGCCTTCATGATCCTTTAAGGTTTGACAGTTTGGTGGAGAACGAGGTTTTTCTTGGCATACCAAGTCAGGAAGAAAACAATTGGATTGAGGATTTTTCCAGGGGAAGTGGTGCAATAGAGTTCGGCTCCAGTGGTGCTGAATCTTGTTCCATTGTGAGGCATAACAATGCATGGTCGGAGGCAGCATCATTTGAATCTGTTGAGATGTTATTAAAATCAGTTGGTCAGGAAGAAATGATCCCAGTAGAGACTATCATTGAGGAATCTGAGCCCTGTGATGTGCTTGATAGCCTAAACGAGCAAATGGTGGGCTGTTATCCAAGTCAAGTTGGTGGGGAGGTGGGTAATGCAAATTCAAAAGCTCCATTAGAATCAGACAATGTTCTTGGAAATTTATCTGGAACAAATGGCAATGAAGGTATTTCACATGTTCAAGTAACTGAAATTTCTTTGCTTAAGAATTCATGTGGCCTTGATCAAAACTCAGTCAGTGCAAGACACGATATGGATGTAGTTGAGAAGAATGTTGCAGGTAAAACAAAATGTGATACTGCAACCATCACTGAACTCCAAATTTCTGCTAAAGACTTACTTTACAGTGAAGCAGAAGAACGCCCCAGTGCTGGCATGGAAATTGATGGTGCACCAATAAATAGCACAAGTTCTTCTCAGAATGCTGTGGCGTTGAGCCACGGAGAAAGTCACGATCTTAAGAGTGACCCATCAAAAGACACTGGTGATGCATTAAATCAAGTCCTTTTGCCGCATAAGGAGGGTGACAATGACAATGCAATTAGAGAAAGCGCATTTGCCTCGGTGAATTGTGCTTTAGCTAATCTTCCTCATCCTCCTTCCGAGGCCGATTCTGAGAAAGTGCATCGAACTAATTTTGTTAGTGAGGAACTATCCTGCCCATCATTGGATGTGAACCGAAATTTGCAGGGAAATGGTGAGCAGTTAGATAGTAAGCCATCCTTGATGTCAACTGTAGAGAATTCGATTTCCATAGGAAAATCTACGGAATTGCTTGCTGAAAAGCAGATACATGGGAGTGTAGAAGGCTTGATTAATGTTTGTGGAATCCATAAGGAATATCTGACTGGTAATGAATCTGTATCCCCTTCCACATTAGCTGACAATTTGCAATTAACCAAAGGAAGTATTGTATCTAGAGAGGATAATGATGATACTTCCCGTAATGACAAGGAGAATGCAAGGTCTCCTTGTGAACCTATTAATGTGGAAGCTGATCAAATAGAATCTTATGGAGATGAGGACAGGGTTGTGTCTGCACCTGATGAAAAAACCTTGGAGTTGGGCAATGGTACATTTACTGACTCAGAACATGAGATCAATGCCATGAATAAAGCAG TATCAAATATCGCTTTTCAAGCCAGCAATCCGGTGCATGTAGACTTGGAAGAACGAGCATCTTTGCTACATGTGGAACCCGTGAGTATAGGTGAAATGGAGAATATTGATGCTGAAACGTTGAAGGAACCAAATGGATTGCCAAGGGAATCCCCTGTAAGTGTGGGAAAGTTATATACTGTTCCAGAACTTGAAAAAACAGCATCTTATGGTTCTTCTGGGGAGTTGAAACAAGATATGACTGTCCAGCATTTGCCGATGGAGAAGGCCTGTGATTCAGTTTTTGATAGCAAACAATTGAAGGAACAGGACATGGTTGATGAATCATTTCCAGTTGCATACACTTCCGATGCTGCTAATGTAAATGAACAGCTGATAGATGCCAAAGAAGGCAGTCAAAATTCTTCTGACAAGTTCGAGGTGGGCTTCATCTTATGTGATCCAGAAGTCAAAGAGGGGACTGGTGCTGTAGTACCAGTTTCCCCTGGAGATAATCAAGTTGCATCAGCAGTCTGTACAG GTGGAGACAGTTCTTGCAAACATGATTCTGAAATGCTGTCTGTTACAAGTAGTTCCGAtctttttcccaaaaaaagtAGTTCCGATCTTAACCAAAATGAACAAGGTAAGGAAGGCGGAGTTCGGGACTCAAGAATTAACATTACTCTACTTCCTGAGGTAGTCAAAGTCGCTTCAGTCTTCCAGAAACCAAGTGGTAATGGTGCTCCTAAAGTTGATCCAAGCATTATTGGAATGACAAGCCCATCAGAATGttttttaaaggaaaaaagTAACAAGAATACACCATCATCTACAGTTAGAAGGGCTTCCAAAaaatccatg GGGTCTGCTGCATCGCCATCAACACCTGTTGTTAATCAAATGGTTTCTAAACTGGTGTCAGATGTGTCTTGTGGCACTTCTATGGGAGCTGTAGAGACTTTATGTGCACCCAAAGACCCAACAGAACTTAAAACAAGACGTGGGTCTGGAAAGGCTAGAGGAAAAGATGGTGCCAAGAAGGGAAGTATTGATAATGAAATTCCATCTGCCAAACAATCTGAGAAAGGGAGCAAGTCACGCATTTCTCCATTGATCATCTCTGGTAGTAGTCCGCCGGTGCAATTTGAAGGATTGAAATCTTTTGGGAAAGTGGAACATGGCGGTGCAAGCCTTACTCCTGTTTCTTCTTCCAAGTTGCCTGATTTGAACACATCAATGCCTCCATCTTCTTTGTTTAAGCAACCTTTTACAGATTTGCAGCAAGTGCAACTGAGAGCACAGATTTTTGTTTTTGGATCCTTAAG ACAAGGGGCTGTGCCTGATGAAGCATGTATGGCCTCAGCATTTGGAGTACCTG aTGGTGGTGGGAGGGTATTGGATCCTGTGTGGCGTGCTAATCTAGAACGACTCCAAG CAGGTGCTAGATCTTTTGAACAACAAATAAAACAGAGTGTGCCTCAGATAGTTCTTTCTTCAACTGTTGGTAGACAAAGTAGCATGGACACCCCTCCAGTTGGCAATTATATTCCCCCTCTGTCACCCCCCCTGTGGAATGTATCCACTCCTTCTTTCGAAGGTTTGCATTTAAGTGGCGTTCCACGAAGTGTATGTCCTGATTATCATCAAGCATCTCTACCTTTGAATCCTTATCAAACTCCCCCTTCAAGGGGTTTTGGACCTAGCACTTCTTGGCTATCTCAGGGACCATTTCCTGGCCCTTTGGTTGCAACTCCTCCGTCTTCTGCCCCTGATGGAAAAGCTCGCTTGTCTGGTCGGTCCATGACCGAGGCTGCGAAGTTAACTCCTACCAAGGAGTATTCAGCACCTGTTATTTCTGGTCTGAAACATGGATCTCTTACTACAGCGCATTTAGGAAGTTCCAGCATCTCAACAAACATTTCTGTGCCTGAGTTAAAGAAAGATATAGTAGCATCCAAGCAGATGACCGAAGAAGTGAAgtctagaaagagaaagaaagctCTTGCTTGGGAGGATGTTGGTCAGACAACCTTACAGACTCAAACTCACACAGGAACTGTTTCTTCTATTGTTTCTCCTACTCAACTATCAACATCTCTAGCTATTTCTACTCCAAACATTGCATCCTTATTTCCTGCACCCTCCACTAACCCTAAAAGTGTGGGGAAGAGACCACAACAGTCAGCCTTAATATCAGAAGACTCTTCCGCTAAAGTGGAGGACTCTAGACAACAAGCTGAAAATGCTTCTGTTTTTGCCGCCGCTGCTGTTAATCAAAGACAAAGTATTTGGAATCAGTTGGCAAAGCAGAAGAATTCTAATATTGTTTCAGAAGCTGAAGCCAAATTAGTTTCTGCTGCAGTTGCTATCAATGCAGCTGCTTCTGTTGCAAGGGCAGCAGCTGCAGCTGCTCAGGTTGCATCAAACGCTGCATTGCAAGCAAAACTAATGGTTGATGAAGCACTGTCCTCTATAGGAACTTGGAACTCTGGCCAGATGACTACAGCTTCTCTTTCTGATGCTGTTAACAACCTTGTGAAGTTGGACGCTGCTTCCATTTTGAAGGGAGGTAATGGCGCCAACCCTTCCAGTTTATCAATCATAGCTGCTGCAAAGGAAGCTGCTCAGAGAAGAATTGAATCGGCTTCAACTGCCTCAAGACATGCTGAAAACTTGAACACCATATTAAAAGCTGCAGAGCTGGCAGCAGATGCAATAACACAAGCTGGAAAAATCATTGCTATTAAAGATCCTTTGCCTTTGAGTCAATTGTTGGAAGCTGGTCCAGGTGGTCATTGGAGAGTTCCCCAACCATCAGGAGAAGTTCCTCCCAAAGATTATCCCAGTGCTTCTGGTACCCATTATGTGAACAGACAAAGTGTTAAGGAGAAAGAATCTAATCATGGTGAGTTGCCGCTTATTTCTGGAGAAGTTCCTTTGGAATCAACGGAAAACAAGATGGTAACTGCATATGGAAGTTTAGCAATAGATATAAGTGTCAAGGAAGCAACGTCGAACAAGTCTTGTAGAGCTTCTAATATGACTGAGGCTCTTCCTCCTGAATCTGGGAATGGACCAATCTTGGCTTCTTGCACTTCTGAAGATTTTGTTGTAGAAGAAGCTTCTAATCAGCTTGAGAATAGGATCAAGGAGGGCTGCCTTGTAGAG GTTTGTAAAGGTGTTAATGGCCAAGTAGCCTGGTTCCCTGCCAGAGTGTTAAATTTGAAGGATGGAAAAGCTTTTGTTCATTTCATGGAACGCAAATCAGAGGAAG GGAGGGAATGGATAACAATTGAAGCTGAAGGTTGCATGGCACCCAAAATACGCACTCCCCACCCAATGACCGTTACACAACTTGAAGGAGCTAGAAAGATACGTAGAGCAGCAATGGGGGATTATACGTATTCAAGCGGAGATAGAGTTGATGTATGGGTAGAATATTG TTGGCGGGAGGGAAATGTAATTgagaagaacaaaaaagatGAAAGTACATTTACAGTCGGTTTTCCAG GTGAAGTAAAAACAATGGTTGTGACTGCATGGAACATTCGTCCAACTCTTGTTTGGTGCGATGGCGAGTGGATCAATTGGTCCAGTACCAGGGGAAGGAATCGGTTATCCCAG GGTGATACACCTCAGCAGAAGGGATTGAAAAGAGGAGATTCAGTGACCGATACTAAAAAGGAGAAGGATAAGAGATTAAAGCATATTGATTTTGTGGAGGAGACACAATTTTTGCCATTGTCATCAAGTGAACAGGTTCTTAACGTTGGTAAGAACACAGAggaagagaataaaataaataaactcagGACAGGTTTGCAAACAGAAGGTTCTAGGGTTATTTTCGGTGTTCCTAAACctggaaagaaaagaaaatttatggATGTAAGCAAACATTATGTTGCTGAGAGAAAGCATAGGATTGTcaatgaatctagtagtgattcagctaAATATGCAAACTATACAAGTCCTCAGGGTATAGGAACTGGTGGATGGAAAAGTAACATAAAAGTTGATAGAAAGGAAAATCATGGAGCCGAATCCAAGGCAAAAGGTTCAAAGCCTGGAAAGCCCCTTAATATTCCTAGCCGACCCTTACCCAAGAAGGATAAGGTTTTGGCAAGGCAAGAAGATAACATAGATCGCACAGTAGGCGGTGATTCTAATGCCACAGATGAAAATGGATCAGGCCAACAGAACCGTTTGGAAATTGGATCTCGTGGGGAAAGGATCGGCAGGATTGTTGAGGTTAACCAAAAAGATGACGAAAATGTTGAGTATGGGAAATCAGATCTTGAAGTTTTAGAGCCGCGTAGGTCCAGCCGTAAGATTCAACCAACATCAAGA CTGTTGGAAGGCTTGCAGAGCTCACTTGTCATCTCCAAGTTTCCTTCTGTTTCTCATGACAAAAGTCACAGGAGCCATACCTCTAAAG GGAACAGCCATGGTTGA